The genomic interval CTCCATCCCCACCCCTTCTCACTCTTACTCACCCATCCTGTATGCTGTGTCTTGTTCTTTGCGCCGAGGAAGGTTAGTGTCATTGTGATGATGTAGCACTTACTATATCACATCACGTGGCAACTTTATGTTCTTTGCAACTAGACACACTACGGCAGGGATACGAATCGTCTACAACGGTTGATGGTGAACCGGGCCGTTCGGATGACTCGTATGTTTCCTTCAATACAGAATCAGCCTTCTTTTTCCCCACTTTTGACCTGTATAATCACCTCAGAACAGTAAATCGCTGCTTAACTTTCGTGAGAGATCCAACAAAGGGATTGTATAGCGTCTTGGCTAATATTGTATATAGGAGTGTTCGATCTATAAATTGGGTCAAATTCGTGTCCAGATACACGTAGCTATGCTGCaacaatacttgtagtttggTGTTTTTCTACCCATCGTACCCTACACAGATACTATAATACGCAAGCGCGTCCATAGCCATGACCTCTCTCCAGCAGTAGCTACTCGAACTATTTTGGATAACCACTTTTTTCCCATTCGTCTCATGAAGATGCAAATAAATATTACGTAAAAATACAAATAGACTGAGCCAATTCACCCCTCAGTCTCCTCCCCAGTAGCCTTTCGAATTCGCTCCCGAACCAGCACATCAATAGCTTGATCAGTCTCTCTGTCAAGCTGATCCAGATCCTCCTGGAGGTCTCGCTTCAGATCCCAGTTGGCTCGTTTCGGCTGCAACTTTAGATAGTCCACTGCAGATtggttcttctccatcagcTCCTGGATCGTCCTTGCCTCTTCCTCAGCTCCTAGCAGCTCAACAGTCTCCTGTCCTTCTGTCGGGTTGGCATCGTATCCCAGTTTGGTCGACTCCGTCTCCAGATCGAAGTTTCGTTCCTTGAATCTATGTTAGCGAATGCTCGATGTTGTTCTCTTTCTTCATCCAAGACCATTCCCCGTGTCACCTCAAGTCGTATCGCATCTCCCCATCCCCATACTCACGTTGGCTTTTCCTCCCGTGTAGCAACCTCGGCCTCCACGGGATCgaccttcttgccctccCGGAGAGCCCGCATACGCGCGAGCTTCTCTTTTCGGCTTTCCGCTTGTGCGCTGAGAGACATGTCGTTGAAGGTGATATCGATTCGGTCTCAGTATCAATGGTTCACACACTGAAACTTTATGCAAACTTCTGCGGGCTGACTAATCTTACTACTTCACGAACTGTATGATATATTCGGCATGCATGAAACTAACTTgacccaaaaaaaagacctGACACTCTGACAAACACCACTAATAACTATGTCGCTACCTGGCCTCAACTTCTCAACAACTGAGACAAACACTACAGAATCCACTCATACCATCGACCTCAAACCAGAGACGGAATGGAGATACGAAGTGGCCATCGGGGGAACCTTACATGTCACGCTGAAATCTGGAACCGCTGAAATCTTCGGTACAGAGCTGCCACCTAACAAGGAGCTCAGTATCCAAGGAAAAGGAAGCATTTACACATGGCAGGGCTGCCAGTTCGTATACACGGCAATTGCAGGACCCAAGGGATTGATGTCTGATTACACAACCGAAGACACTCCCCACATGACCATGGCTATCAACCTGCActttgctctggagaagatgcgGAATGAGGCTGAACAGAAGCCCAAGGACGTTGCTGGACCTAGAGTTCTCATTGCTGGACCCCCCAACTCGGGCAAAACCTCCCTGGCTAAGATTTTGTTAGCCTATGCTACAAAATGTGATCGAAAGCCCATATATATTTCTTTGGATCCTACTTCGGTGAACCTGGGACCTCCTGGAGGAGTGCATGCTGTCCAAATTACAGATCTGCTAGATGTGGAAACATATGGAGGATTCGGATCATCGGAAATTTCAGGCCCTCAGAAACTACAGCCTCTTATTTTGCTCTCCAAGTACTTTGGACTTGAGAAGACTACGGATAACTTCAAGCTCTTCAAGCGGTCTGTGGCTCAGCTAGCAGTTCCCGTCCTGTCCAAACTTGCACACGACGTTGAGGCGCAAAAGTCTGGTCTCATCATCGACACTCCTCGAGTACCCGGCAaccaaaacaaaacaatcgAAGTTAACCTGCTAACGGACGTGGTGAGCGACTTTGGAGTCAACGTCATTGTCGTTATTGGCAACGATCGACTTTATGCAGACCTCATGAAGAAATACCCAGTGGGAGCCTCCGGTCCCACAGTAGTTAAGGTACCAGCATTTGCTTGCATGGATGACGATGAGAGCTACAACCGAGATGCCCAGCAACAGGAAATTCAGCAGTATTTTTATGGAGATGCTAAAGATATGAAACTTGGTCCACGAATCGTCACTGTCGATTTCTCTACTCTCCACGTTTACAAGATCAAGCCTTCCACACAGTTTGACGATGACAAGGCGGATATGCTGGAGAGGGTCGCAGAGGCCAACATTCTACCAAACACAGTACTGACGGTCATGCACGCTGTTCCTGGCTCGTCCGAAAAAGAGATTCTCGACTCAGAGGTCCAAGGTTAccttcacgtgacggaggtggacgaggagaagaacaaggtgAAGATTCTGACTCCTGTTCCTGGACGACTACCCTCCCAGGTCATGCTTCTTGGTGATACACGATACCATGAGTAATACGATAGATATATAATGTAGATAATGTATTTGTATATATGGGCCCATCGGTGCTGTAGATATAGACTCTTTTGTGTTAACTGTAGAATGATCTCACTCATTCAACACattactcgtacagtatagGCAAAAAgaggctacttgtagtgtcaCAGTGGGCTTCTGTAATGTAAAGGCATTCTCCTACTGTCACGACACGTAAAATCATTAAATAATCATTAATAGTACATATATAGCTAATATACATCTCCTTACAATGCCCTTTACTTGAGAGACTGGATGAAGTTGTCCAGGTTGTACTCCTCGGTGTACTCTCCTTCGTCCCACAACTCGCCGAGATCGGCCAAAGCAGggttcttcttgccaaGCGATCCAGTGGCATCCAAACCGGCGTCCTCGGCGTTTGCATCCGCCGCTGCGGTTCCGTTACCAGCCGCTGCCACGTCGTCGACATTAAAGAGATCAAGCAGTTGATCAGTGTCCATGGAAGAGAGACCGGAGTTCTGCTGGTTGATGACCGTGGACGCAATGTTGAGCTTGAACTTTTGCAGACCCATaatcttctcctcaagaGTGTTTCGGGTGATGAGTCGGTAGACGTtgaccaccttcttctggccGATTCGATGGGCTCGGTCCATGGCCTGCAGATCGTTCATTGGGTTCCAGTCGTGTTCCACAAAGATGACGGTATCAGCACCAGTCAGGTTGAGGCCCAAGCCACCCACATGGGTGGTAAGAAGCAAAACATCGATGGAAGGATCAGCGTTGAACTTCTGGACAATATCGTGTCGATGTCGAGCTTCAGTAGATCCGTCCAGTCGCATAAACGTAACTGTAGGCATATACTTCTTAAAGAGCTCGTTCTCAACAATGTCCAgcatgtccttgagctgaCAGAAAATGAGAGCTCGGTGCTGAGAAATAACAGGGACATCGCCTTCAGAATGTTGCTTCTTGCTGGTGCCATTCTTAGCCTCAGCTCCCTTGGTCTCTCCGATACCACAATCCAACAAAAGTCGCTGAAGAGCCTGCAGCTTGGGAGCATTGTTGATGGATTTGACACCTGTAGCTCCTCCAAACTGCTTCATGATCTTGCTAAACTTTGGATGCCGCTCATTAAGAACCAGAGCAGGGTGGTTGCACAGCTTTcgcatgtactgtagagcCTGGAACACGTGCTGCTTGGACTCGACCGTCTCTGTGGTGATTTCGTTTTCGACCACAGACTTTTGCTTCTTGGCGAAGTCGCCGTACAGCTCTCGCTGTAGCTCGGATAGTTCGCAGTAGTAGTCCTGGATGATCTTAGGGGGCAGATCAGACAGcacgtcctccttgagacgTCGCAGCAGGAAGGGCAAAACCTGCTTATGCAGAGCCTCCAAAGCCAGAGCTCCCGcttcctgctccttggaaGAAGACTTGGAGTTTCTAGAAGAAGCAATAGGCTTGGCAAACCGCTCATTGAAAACCTTCTCGGTACCCAGGAAACCGGGCATGAGGAAGTCGAACAACGACCACAACTCAAGAACATTGTTCTGGATGGGAGTACCTGACAGAATCAGACGGTGGTTGGCGTGGATCTTTTTAACGCTCTGGGTGAGTCTGGACTGGGGGTTCTTGATGATATGGCCCTCGTCAAGAACACAGTAGTTGTATTGCTGTTTGGTGAAGACAGCATTGTCGTTTCGACAGATATCGTAGGAAGTGACCACAAtatcgtacttgtgcaGAGAGTCGGCATGCAGGTATCGCTGAGAGGGATGTCCAGCGTACATGAGAACAGACAGGAAGGGGGCATAGGTGTTGAGCTCGTGTTTCCAATGTCCAATGAGGGTGGGGGGACAGACAATGAGCGAAGGGAGAGCTCTGACTTGCGCCATTTCGCTCTTGAGGCCGTCCAGAGAGGCAGCGTCCGTGTTTCCGGCgctctccagctccttgtacttgccctccagctcctt from Yarrowia lipolytica chromosome 1F, complete sequence carries:
- a CDS encoding uncharacterized protein (Compare to YALI0F31020g, gnl|GLV|YALI0F31020g [Yarrowia lipolytica] weakly similar to gi|46137113 Aspergillus nidulans hypothetical protein AN1350.2 FGSC A4 and to uniprot|Q9UU80 Schizosaccharomyces pombe Cell cycle control protein cwf18) translates to MSLSAQAESRKEKLARMRALREGKKVDPVEAEVATREEKPTFKERNFDLETESTKLGYDANPTEGQETVELLGAEEEARTIQELMEKNQSAVDYLKLQPKRANWDLKRDLQEDLDQLDRETDQAIDVLVRERIRKATGEETEG
- a CDS encoding uncharacterized protein (Compare to YALI0F31031g, similar to uniprot|Q08685 Saccharomyces cerevisiae YOR250c CLP1 cleavage/polyadenylation factor IA subunit, similar to Saccharomyces cerevisiae CLP1 (YOR250C); ancestral locus Anc_8.690), with the protein product MSLPGLNFSTTETNTTESTHTIDLKPETEWRYEVAIGGTLHVTLKSGTAEIFGTELPPNKELSIQGKGSIYTWQGCQFVYTAIAGPKGLMSDYTTEDTPHMTMAINLHFALEKMRNEAEQKPKDVAGPRVLIAGPPNSGKTSLAKILLAYATKCDRKPIYISLDPTSVNLGPPGGVHAVQITDLLDVETYGGFGSSEISGPQKLQPLILLSKYFGLEKTTDNFKLFKRSVAQLAVPVLSKLAHDVEAQKSGLIIDTPRVPGNQNKTIEVNLLTDVVSDFGVNVIVVIGNDRLYADLMKKYPVGASGPTVVKVPAFACMDDDESYNRDAQQQEIQQYFYGDAKDMKLGPRIVTVDFSTLHVYKIKPSTQFDDDKADMLERVAEANILPNTVLTVMHAVPGSSEKEILDSEVQGYLHVTEVDEEKNKVKILTPVPGRLPSQVMLLGDTRYHE